Proteins from one Impatiens glandulifera chromosome 2, dImpGla2.1, whole genome shotgun sequence genomic window:
- the LOC124924916 gene encoding agamous-like MADS-box protein AGL80, producing the protein MTRRKVQLSFIANNSARKSTLKKRKLGLVKKMHEITTLCGVEGCVIINDDNDPQPTVWPSEAGARRTIERFRSLPIDDQNKRMVNQESFTKQRLEKIEEKLKKQRRENREKEVTQKMYQSMCDGPLVVASTLNANECEEVINMLSRHIMEMNIAMETLRGEASSSNSNSLP; encoded by the coding sequence ATGACCAGGAGAAAGGTGCAACTTTCCTTCATTGCCAATAACAGTGCAAGGAAATCTACACTCAAGAAAAGGAAGCTTGGCTTGGTCAAGAAGATGCACGAAATAACCACCCTATGTGGGGTTGAGGGGTGTGTCATCATAAATGACGACAATGACCCTCAACCAACGGTTTGGCCCTCGGAGGCAGGTGCTCGAAGGACTATCGAGAGGTTTAGAAGCCTTCCGATAGATGACCAAAACAAGAGGATGGTGAATCAGGAGAGTTTCACCAAACAGAGGCTGGAGAAGATTGAAGAGAAGCTGAAGAAGCAGAGGAGAGAAAACCGGGAGAAGGAGGTCACACAAAAAATGTACCAAAGCATGTGTGACGGACCGTTGGTCGTGGCCTCCACTCTCAATGCAAATGAGTGTGAGGAGGTGATCAACATGCTGAGCCGACACATCATGGAAATGAACATCGCCATGGAGACACTCCGTGGCGAGGCTTCGtcttccaattccaattccctcCCGTAG